A region of Lycium barbarum isolate Lr01 chromosome 3, ASM1917538v2, whole genome shotgun sequence DNA encodes the following proteins:
- the LOC132631725 gene encoding BAG family molecular chaperone regulator 7 — protein sequence MSRFRRFDLIECTPSPSVFLKECSLFTPKTLLLQDDFETTLDLLCPKPTSALLDFDDFDTITDLIQIERTPFYTSSRRVQLRVGLGTELQSLSDRVSALEKQLKKKKKEEEKVGERKYTWTAEIKSPEKDGVDRKYKWIAEVKDGKKKGGLDKSYKFTAEIKGKGEDSRTYSFKASNASEGEESEKKEKKIKEKKCGSSKSVGNNARVVEIEEPADDHGAIVLRQVFAKRVEKRRGKRKELSPQDAALAIQMSFRAYLIRRSQALRGLRELAIAKTKLKELRGLFNNFTYRRRVARDAEERQRFSEKIIVLLLTVDAIEGADMMVRSAKKSMVDELEAMLDVIDPQPGGRPLSAARRRTFDMPDGAIQKELAAGVAQVVRMLDESNAAETFEQCL from the exons ATGAGCCGTTTCAGGAGATTTGACCTTATTGAGTGCACCCCATCTCCTTCTGTTTTCCTCAAAGAATGCTCACTTTTCACTCCCAAAACCCTACTTCTTCAAGATGACTTTGAAACCACTCTTGATCTCCTTTGCCCTAAGCCCACTAGTGCCCTTCTTGATTTTGATGACTTTGATACCATCACTGATCTGATCCAAATTGAAAGAACCCCATTTTACACCTCTTCTCGCCGGGTTCAACTCCGGGTCGGGTTAGGTACCGAGTTACAGAGTCTGTCTGACCGGGTCAGCGCGCTAGAGAAgcagttgaagaagaagaagaaggaggaggagaaagTTGGTGAGAGGAAGTACACGTGGACGGCTGAGATCAAGAGTCCTGAGAAAGATGGGGTTGATAGGAAGTACAAGTGGATTGCTGAAGTGAAAGATGGTAAGAAGAAAGGTGGTTTGGATAAAAGCTACAAATTTACTGCTGAGATCAAAGGGAAAGGTGAGGATTCACGTACGTACAGCTTTAAAGCATCAAATGCTAGTGAGGGAGAAGAGAGtgagaaaaaagagaagaaaattaagGAGAAGAAATGTGGAAGTAGTAAATCTGTGGGTAATAATGCACGTGTGGTTGAGATTGAAGAGCCGGCTGATGATCATGGTGCAATCGTCTTAAGACAG GTATTTGCTAAGAGGGTGGAGAAGAGGAGAGGAAAGAGGAAGGAGCTGTCACCACAAGATGCAGCTTTAGCGATTCAAATGAGCTTCAGGGCTTACTTGATTAGGAGGTCGCAGGCACTGCGTGGTCTGAGGGAACTGGCCATTGCAAAGACTAAGTTGAAGGAGCTAAGGGGTCTCTTCAACAACTTCACTTACCGACGACGGGTTGCCCGTGATGCTGAGGAGCGTCAGAGATTCTCTGAGAAGATTATTGTGCTTTTGCTCACTGTTGATGCCATTGAG GGTGCTGATATGATGGTGCGATCTGCAAAGAAGTCTATGGTGGACGAGTTAGAAGCAATGCTTGATGTTATCGACCCCCAACCTGGTGGGAGGCCTTTATCTGCTGCTAGGAGGAGAACATTTGATATGCCAGACGGTGCCATTCAGAAAGAACTTGCAGCTGGTGTCGCTCAAGTTGTTCGAATGCTTGACGAGTCCAATGCTGCTGAAACCTTTGAACAATGCTTATGA